Proteins encoded within one genomic window of Candidatus Syntrophocurvum alkaliphilum:
- a CDS encoding anthranilate synthase component I family protein, with translation MSRFMYSNTSTRVGTGFYLSFLDFYNQAKTYDYIPIYGEFKVEELDSSLLYEKLNLTSPSCILESLIGDENGRYSIIAFHSLKEITNSISTTAQEQIRSFLKNSKIKKLDFDHFTGGFIGVWDYDYTSYKYTNQVINNYIYGQKFFLPGKIIVYDRIEQKLRIMFWFKGQEINTEQYENAIKEINEIYNLAYSECCFKKKYSINVRYNDNEIVDKFQSNVSKSKFMNFVNRAKKHINQGDVFQVVLSRRFSKKSHALPWSVYRIMRQINPSPYMFYINFSDYTLIGASPETQVKVENNKVINKPIAGTRKITGNEDQDKIIKEELLNDEKERAEHLMLVDLSRNDIGRISKTGTVEIKKFMVLEPYSHVVHIVSTVEGEIKQGLDNLDAFKSCFPAGTLTGAPKIKAIELIKDIEKDSRGLYGGSVGYIDFNGNLDSCITIRAILYKKGTYYFQTGAGIVADSVPEAEFEETLHKARVLMISILMAEEIK, from the coding sequence ATGAGTAGATTTATGTATTCTAATACCAGTACTCGTGTAGGTACTGGTTTTTATTTGTCATTTTTAGATTTTTATAACCAAGCAAAAACATATGATTATATACCAATATATGGTGAATTTAAGGTTGAGGAGCTTGATAGTTCATTATTATATGAGAAATTAAATTTAACTTCTCCTTCCTGTATACTAGAAAGTTTAATAGGTGATGAAAATGGAAGGTACTCAATAATTGCTTTCCATTCATTAAAGGAAATTACTAATAGCATATCTACAACGGCCCAAGAACAAATAAGGTCATTTCTTAAAAATTCCAAAATTAAAAAATTAGATTTTGACCACTTTACAGGTGGTTTTATTGGAGTGTGGGATTATGATTACACATCATATAAATACACAAACCAAGTAATTAATAATTATATATATGGGCAAAAATTTTTCTTGCCTGGAAAAATTATTGTTTATGATCGTATAGAGCAAAAACTGAGGATAATGTTTTGGTTTAAAGGTCAAGAAATTAACACAGAACAATATGAAAATGCTATAAAAGAGATAAATGAAATTTATAATTTAGCGTACTCAGAATGTTGTTTTAAAAAAAAATATTCAATTAATGTTAGATACAACGATAATGAAATAGTTGATAAATTTCAAAGCAATGTAAGCAAAAGTAAGTTTATGAATTTTGTAAACCGAGCTAAAAAACACATTAACCAAGGAGATGTGTTTCAAGTAGTTTTATCTAGACGTTTTAGTAAAAAAAGCCATGCATTACCTTGGAGTGTCTACCGAATTATGCGACAAATAAATCCATCTCCATATATGTTCTATATCAATTTTTCAGACTATACTTTAATAGGTGCGTCACCGGAGACTCAGGTTAAAGTAGAGAATAATAAAGTTATTAATAAACCTATAGCAGGTACTCGTAAAATCACAGGAAATGAAGATCAAGATAAAATAATAAAAGAAGAATTACTAAATGATGAAAAAGAAAGAGCTGAACATCTAATGTTAGTTGATCTTTCAAGAAATGACATTGGTCGTATAAGTAAAACAGGTACTGTTGAAATAAAAAAGTTTATGGTTCTAGAGCCATATTCACATGTTGTGCATATTGTTTCAACTGTCGAAGGAGAAATAAAACAGGGATTAGATAACCTAGATGCATTTAAATCCTGTTTTCCTGCTGGCACTCTTACAGGAGCGCCCAAGATAAAAGCAATTGAACTCATTAAAGATATAGAAAAGGACTCTAGAGGACTTTATGGGGGTTCAGTTGGTTATATTGATTTTAATGGAAACCTAGATTCTTGTATAACTATAAGAGCTATTTTATATAAGAAGGGCACTTATTATTTTCAAACAGGTGCGGGAATAGTTGCTGATTCGGTACCTGAAGCGGAGTTTGAAGAGACACTTCATAAAGCACGTGTTCTAATGATTTCAATCTTGATGGCGGAGGAGATAAAATGA
- a CDS encoding aromatic amino acid transport family protein, giving the protein MINYKNLFGSLLFGGTVIGAGVLGLPFALAQGGFFSGAILLFLGGFFAYMTSAYIAILAYQQDKILPVQLILKKYLGKNIGILSLASVMFISYGALIAYPLAAGEIFSTLFGWPFWLGALGFIVVMTALVSRRLGQSNKINSAVAITLTVLLLWIIIRSIPSVENQNLMFFSPGGIFDAWGVVVFAFAAQMVIPNVIYYINAPLKDALKVIKGGLIGVGVLYFAFFFVAIGAMGENVTSVATLGLGAEVGREVIVVGQIFAILALMTSFFGIAHSLRLTYERQFKCSRLVSLMLIVIPVVIFDYFLSAGGGEAFVRVLDYAGGIGSALYAGIIPAIIVLLFKDNIKFPFGVIGAYLTIIFYGLTLIYTLFF; this is encoded by the coding sequence ATGATAAATTATAAGAACTTATTTGGATCTTTATTATTTGGTGGTACTGTAATTGGAGCTGGTGTACTAGGACTACCTTTCGCTTTAGCGCAAGGTGGATTTTTTAGTGGGGCTATTCTTTTATTTCTTGGCGGTTTTTTTGCTTATATGACTTCAGCTTATATTGCAATATTAGCATACCAACAGGATAAAATATTGCCAGTACAATTAATATTAAAAAAATATCTAGGTAAAAACATCGGAATATTATCACTAGCTTCTGTAATGTTTATTTCTTATGGTGCTTTAATAGCATACCCTCTCGCGGCAGGTGAAATTTTCTCCACCCTTTTTGGTTGGCCGTTTTGGCTTGGAGCCCTTGGATTTATAGTTGTTATGACTGCTTTAGTTAGTCGAAGGCTTGGACAAAGTAATAAAATTAATTCTGCTGTAGCAATCACCTTAACCGTACTTTTACTATGGATTATTATTCGCTCTATTCCTTCTGTCGAAAATCAAAACCTAATGTTTTTTAGTCCAGGCGGTATTTTTGATGCTTGGGGAGTTGTAGTTTTTGCTTTTGCTGCACAAATGGTTATACCAAACGTTATTTATTATATTAATGCTCCTCTTAAAGATGCACTAAAAGTTATAAAAGGAGGATTAATCGGAGTAGGTGTTTTATATTTTGCTTTCTTTTTCGTAGCCATTGGTGCAATGGGAGAAAACGTTACTAGTGTTGCTACTTTAGGACTGGGAGCCGAAGTAGGAAGAGAAGTTATTGTCGTTGGGCAAATTTTCGCAATTTTAGCTTTAATGACTTCTTTTTTCGGTATTGCCCACTCATTACGTCTAACTTATGAAAGACAGTTCAAGTGTTCGCGCTTAGTTAGTCTAATGCTAATAGTTATTCCAGTTGTAATTTTTGATTATTTTCTTAGTGCAGGAGGAGGCGAAGCATTTGTGCGGGTTTTAGATTATGCAGGTGGAATCGGTTCAGCTCTATATGCTGGGATTATACCAGCAATAATAGTTTTACTTTTTAAAGATAATATTAAATTTCCTTTTGGTGTAATAGGTGCATATTTAACCATTATCTTTTATGGATTAACTTTAATATACACACTATTCTTTTAA
- a CDS encoding thiolase family protein, with protein sequence MGIKEVVMVSACRTAIGSFMGSLKNITANELAITAGRDAIKRAGISAEIIDEISMGQVYPHMSGSLPARQVGMACELPVRSSAINVNQNCASGMRAVEVAAHNIMLGKTDVALVVGVESMTNTPYLLPKGRMGYRMGPGKIEDAMLHDALIDKLIPGHMGITAENIAEKYGITREECDELALMSHQRATAAVQDGIFEREITPVEIKSKKGSKNFVTDEHMIPDASQEGMAKLPPVFKKDGVVTAANASGINDGAAAVILMAKEKAQELGVKPIMKLVNICSEGVEPQVMGLGPAVAIPKALKQADMKFEDVEYWEINEAFAAQWLGVGKMLKEDFGLELNLDKVNHNGSGIALGHPVGCTGLRIIVSLYYEIERLGLTVGGASLCVGGGPAMASLWSKDI encoded by the coding sequence GTGGGGATTAAAGAAGTTGTAATGGTAAGTGCATGTAGAACGGCTATTGGCAGTTTTATGGGAAGTTTAAAAAATATAACAGCCAATGAGTTAGCAATTACAGCAGGAAGAGATGCCATAAAGAGGGCAGGAATTTCAGCAGAAATTATTGACGAGATTTCTATGGGGCAGGTTTATCCTCATATGTCTGGATCACTGCCAGCGCGCCAAGTTGGGATGGCATGTGAACTCCCGGTTAGAAGTAGTGCAATTAATGTTAACCAAAACTGTGCTTCAGGTATGCGTGCTGTAGAGGTGGCAGCACATAATATTATGCTAGGTAAAACCGATGTTGCTCTGGTAGTAGGTGTTGAAAGTATGACTAATACTCCTTACCTTCTTCCAAAAGGAAGAATGGGTTATCGTATGGGACCTGGCAAGATTGAAGATGCTATGTTGCATGATGCACTAATAGACAAACTAATTCCTGGACATATGGGAATAACTGCGGAAAACATTGCTGAAAAATATGGGATTACTCGTGAAGAATGTGATGAATTAGCATTAATGAGTCATCAGCGTGCTACTGCAGCAGTACAAGATGGCATATTTGAGCGTGAAATAACACCAGTAGAAATTAAGAGTAAAAAGGGTAGTAAGAATTTTGTGACTGATGAACATATGATTCCAGATGCTAGTCAAGAAGGAATGGCTAAATTACCTCCAGTCTTTAAAAAAGATGGCGTGGTAACTGCTGCTAATGCTTCTGGTATTAATGATGGTGCAGCTGCTGTAATTCTTATGGCTAAAGAAAAAGCCCAAGAATTAGGAGTGAAGCCCATAATGAAATTAGTAAATATCTGTAGTGAGGGGGTAGAGCCACAAGTAATGGGCTTAGGTCCTGCTGTTGCTATACCTAAAGCTCTAAAACAGGCTGATATGAAATTTGAAGACGTAGAGTATTGGGAAATTAATGAAGCATTTGCTGCCCAGTGGCTGGGTGTAGGTAAAATGCTTAAGGAAGACTTCGGCTTAGAGCTTAATTTAGATAAAGTTAATCATAATGGTTCTGGTATAGCATTAGGCCATCCAGTTGGATGTACTGGTTTGCGTATCATAGTAAGCCTATACTATGAAATTGAAAGACTTGGTTTGACAGTTGGAGGAGCTTCTTTATGTGTTGGTGGGGGTCCTGCTATGGCCTCTTTATGGAGCAAAGATATATAA
- a CDS encoding aldehyde ferredoxin oxidoreductase family protein, whose translation MNKLGGYMGKVLLVDLTTNSINDYPWSDNDREMYLGGKIMAAKILYDNIKTPIDAFSPDNLLCITTSPLNGSGTPSSNRFNISTISPLTGLLTSSNCGGSFGLHLKKAGYDGLIIKGKSKTPVWIEIKEDFVKIHDATELWGKSTSSTQAVLPKFKGKIVIGPAGENKVRYASIFSQERVAGRGGVGAVMGSKNLKAITAEGNKKTPIANKQDAIKLNKKFVKLLKNHSITGKELPELGTANLIRKMQANKQLATRNYRYGRFNDYHLVSGEYMKENFLIRNTGCIGCPIKCSRVVEFNGKHVRGPELETLGLLGPNLKNNNLELIIRWNYILDELGMDTISTGGVIGFAMELSENGLWDCDLKFGEVENIEELLYDIAYRKGIGDLLAEGVKRLSEIMGGENYAIHSKGLELAAYEPRGAVGQGLGYAVSNRGGCHINGGYLIFLEGLGLGMDPYTTKAKAEFTMLQQDLLEAVSAGGTCIFTTYATMPSSLINECGSVLSDFTGKVIKHSGFSAAIINSSIIDNMPIHIPTLPHTKVLTAVTGINITFPILKKIGERGYNIERLFNIRMGLTKNDDRLPHRLVKECQVPADKRSRVPLDVLKKEYYRKRGWDENGKPTEKLLNYLGLN comes from the coding sequence TTGAACAAACTTGGTGGTTACATGGGTAAAGTATTACTAGTGGATTTAACAACTAATAGTATTAATGATTATCCATGGAGCGATAATGATAGAGAGATGTATTTAGGTGGAAAAATTATGGCAGCAAAGATATTATACGATAATATAAAAACCCCAATAGATGCTTTTTCACCTGATAATTTATTATGTATTACTACAAGCCCGCTTAACGGTTCAGGCACACCTAGCTCTAATAGATTTAACATATCTACTATATCGCCACTTACTGGACTTCTTACTTCATCTAATTGTGGTGGAAGTTTTGGCTTACATTTAAAAAAAGCAGGATATGATGGTTTAATAATTAAGGGGAAATCTAAAACTCCAGTATGGATTGAAATAAAAGAAGACTTTGTAAAAATACATGATGCTACGGAATTATGGGGTAAATCAACTAGCTCGACTCAGGCAGTACTTCCTAAATTTAAAGGAAAAATAGTAATTGGTCCTGCAGGTGAGAATAAAGTTCGCTATGCATCTATTTTTAGCCAAGAACGAGTTGCAGGACGTGGTGGTGTAGGTGCAGTCATGGGTTCTAAAAATTTGAAGGCTATAACTGCAGAAGGAAATAAAAAAACTCCTATAGCTAATAAACAGGATGCTATAAAATTAAATAAAAAGTTTGTTAAATTGCTAAAAAACCATTCTATAACGGGAAAAGAATTACCTGAACTAGGAACAGCGAATTTAATAAGAAAAATGCAAGCTAATAAGCAACTGGCTACAAGAAACTATAGATATGGTAGATTTAATGATTATCATTTAGTATCAGGTGAATACATGAAAGAAAACTTTTTGATAAGAAATACTGGATGTATTGGATGTCCTATTAAATGCTCGAGAGTAGTTGAATTTAATGGAAAGCATGTAAGAGGACCAGAATTAGAAACTCTTGGTCTGTTGGGACCAAATTTAAAAAATAATAATTTAGAATTAATAATTAGATGGAATTATATTTTGGATGAATTAGGGATGGATACAATAAGCACCGGAGGGGTTATTGGCTTTGCTATGGAACTATCTGAAAATGGCTTATGGGATTGTGATTTAAAATTTGGTGAAGTAGAGAATATAGAAGAATTATTGTATGACATAGCATATAGAAAAGGAATAGGAGATTTATTAGCTGAAGGTGTAAAAAGATTGAGTGAAATAATGGGTGGTGAAAATTATGCTATCCATTCTAAAGGATTAGAACTTGCTGCTTATGAACCTAGAGGAGCAGTAGGGCAGGGTCTAGGTTATGCAGTTAGTAACCGTGGAGGATGTCATATTAATGGCGGATATTTAATTTTTCTTGAAGGACTTGGACTTGGGATGGATCCTTATACCACTAAAGCAAAAGCTGAATTTACAATGCTTCAACAAGACTTATTAGAAGCTGTATCAGCAGGTGGAACCTGTATATTTACAACCTATGCTACAATGCCTAGTAGCTTGATAAATGAATGTGGCTCTGTTTTGAGTGATTTCACAGGTAAAGTTATAAAGCATTCTGGATTTAGTGCAGCAATAATTAATAGTTCAATTATTGATAATATGCCAATCCACATTCCAACCCTTCCACATACAAAGGTATTAACAGCAGTAACAGGAATTAATATTACTTTTCCTATCCTAAAAAAAATTGGGGAAAGAGGATATAATATTGAAAGATTATTTAATATAAGAATGGGATTAACTAAAAATGATGACAGATTACCACATAGATTAGTGAAAGAATGTCAAGTACCAGCAGATAAAAGAAGTCGAGTTCCATTAGACGTACTAAAAAAAGAGTATTATCGGAAACGTGGATGGGATGAAAATGGCAAACCTACGGAAAAATTATTGAATTACTTAGGCCTAAATTAA
- a CDS encoding sigma-54 interaction domain-containing protein has protein sequence MQEQEKQIPAVSEALVQCPYMVYVIVNEKGVITFINQTYLNVLNMSKEDVVGKHILEITPHSKLPEIIRTGEVHEVDTWTINGHDTIITRTPIIKNGKVIGAIGRSLFMDMSSAKILVSKLLKTEKELNKYKKEVYQIHQSKWQFKDLIGNSSEFVMVKSMAQQLSNTTSTILITGESGTGKELFAQAIHHASLRNKEPFVRINCVSLPENLLESELFGYEEGAFTGAKKGGKPGKFELAKRGTIFLDEIGDMPLTMQTKLLSVLQERVIERVGGIKPIKIDVRVIAATNRDLEQMVRNEEFREDLYYRLNVVRVSIPSLRKRPSDLPLLVQDLILRINKKIETNVTQCSQKAIELLQSYSWPGNVRELENLLERAINLANMSKQTCLNEEHFPSLFKGVSKQEANDSENNLARAVEKQEIETIKRALQQCNYNKTQAAKNLGVNKSVLYRKLKKYNIGSCRK, from the coding sequence ATGCAGGAACAAGAAAAACAAATTCCTGCTGTTTCTGAAGCGCTCGTCCAATGTCCATATATGGTATATGTTATTGTTAATGAAAAAGGTGTTATAACCTTTATTAATCAAACTTACTTAAATGTACTTAATATGAGCAAAGAAGATGTGGTAGGTAAACATATTCTAGAAATAACCCCCCATTCCAAGCTTCCAGAAATAATAAGAACCGGTGAAGTGCATGAAGTTGATACATGGACAATAAATGGACATGATACGATAATCACACGTACTCCAATTATTAAGAATGGTAAAGTTATTGGGGCCATAGGTAGAAGTCTTTTTATGGATATGTCTAGTGCTAAAATACTAGTTTCCAAATTATTGAAAACAGAAAAAGAATTAAATAAATATAAAAAAGAAGTTTATCAAATACACCAGTCTAAATGGCAGTTTAAAGATTTAATTGGTAATAGTAGTGAGTTTGTCATGGTTAAATCAATGGCTCAACAGTTGTCTAATACTACTTCAACAATTTTAATTACTGGTGAGAGTGGAACCGGAAAAGAATTATTTGCACAGGCTATACATCATGCTAGCCTGCGGAATAAAGAACCTTTTGTAAGAATAAATTGTGTATCTTTGCCGGAAAATCTATTGGAATCAGAATTGTTTGGCTATGAAGAAGGTGCCTTTACTGGAGCAAAGAAAGGTGGCAAGCCAGGTAAGTTTGAACTGGCAAAAAGGGGGACAATTTTTCTTGATGAAATAGGTGATATGCCTTTGACTATGCAGACTAAATTGCTTTCGGTTCTACAGGAAAGAGTAATCGAACGTGTAGGTGGAATAAAACCTATTAAGATTGATGTAAGAGTTATAGCTGCCACTAATAGGGATTTGGAGCAAATGGTAAGAAACGAGGAGTTTCGCGAGGATCTTTATTATAGGCTAAATGTTGTTAGAGTAAGTATTCCCTCTTTACGAAAGAGGCCTTCTGACCTTCCCCTACTAGTACAAGATTTAATTTTAAGGATTAACAAAAAAATAGAAACAAATGTAACCCAATGCTCACAAAAGGCTATAGAGTTGTTACAAAGTTATTCTTGGCCAGGTAATGTTAGAGAACTAGAAAACTTGTTAGAAAGAGCAATTAATTTAGCTAACATGAGCAAACAAACTTGTCTTAACGAGGAACATTTTCCTTCTTTATTTAAAGGTGTTTCAAAACAGGAAGCTAATGATAGTGAGAATAATCTTGCTCGGGCAGTAGAGAAACAAGAAATTGAAACTATAAAACGGGCTTTACAACAATGTAATTACAATAAGACTCAGGCTGCAAAAAACCTAGGTGTTAATAAATCTGTTCTCTATAGAAAACTGAAAAAGTATAATATTGGTTCTTGCCGAAAATAG
- a CDS encoding acetyl-CoA hydrolase/transferase family protein, with product MSYLAEYKSKLVSANEALKAVKSGDTVNYGEFVMASHFLDWALAQRKDELNDVKIITTTCPFIPKTVEVDPEQEHFIYNDWHFSGASRKLHDKGLCFYIPLTYHEAPSFYERGYVPVDVALIKLTPMDKQGFFNHGTSNSMTPAFCDSAKIVIAEVNESIPKCLGGNRESIHVSEIDYIVEGDNKPLIQLPDLPITDVDNQVAELVMEELEDGACIQLGIGAMPNAIGSMIAKSDLKDLGVHTEMLVDSYVDMYEAGRITGRRKQIDKCKMVYTFAMGSNKLYEFLDENPVCAIFPVNYTNNPFVIGQNDKVTAINNAIEVDLYGQACSESSGVRHISGTGGQLDFIFGSYKSQAGKGLVCLSSTTTGKNGETISRIKPTLTPGGIVTDPRSINFYVITEYGKAMLKGKSTWQRAEALINIAHPQFRDELIKEAQKMKIWRKSNKLV from the coding sequence ATGAGTTATTTAGCTGAATATAAAAGTAAGCTAGTTTCTGCTAACGAAGCTTTAAAAGCAGTCAAATCAGGAGATACAGTTAATTATGGTGAATTTGTGATGGCTTCCCATTTCTTGGATTGGGCGTTGGCTCAACGCAAAGATGAATTGAATGATGTAAAAATTATTACTACCACTTGTCCTTTTATTCCTAAGACAGTTGAAGTGGACCCGGAGCAGGAACATTTTATATATAATGATTGGCACTTTAGTGGTGCAAGCAGGAAATTACATGATAAAGGACTTTGTTTTTATATTCCACTTACGTATCATGAGGCCCCAAGTTTTTATGAAAGAGGTTATGTTCCGGTTGATGTGGCTTTGATAAAATTAACCCCTATGGATAAGCAGGGCTTTTTTAATCATGGTACTTCTAATTCAATGACTCCGGCTTTTTGTGATTCTGCAAAAATTGTTATTGCTGAGGTGAATGAATCAATTCCTAAATGTTTAGGAGGGAACAGAGAGTCTATACATGTATCAGAAATTGATTATATAGTTGAAGGTGATAACAAACCTTTAATTCAGCTTCCTGATTTACCAATAACAGATGTTGATAACCAAGTAGCTGAGTTGGTGATGGAAGAATTGGAAGATGGTGCCTGTATTCAATTAGGAATAGGTGCTATGCCGAATGCAATTGGATCGATGATAGCAAAATCTGATCTAAAAGATTTAGGAGTCCATACAGAAATGTTAGTTGATTCTTATGTAGATATGTATGAGGCTGGGCGTATTACAGGAAGACGCAAACAGATAGATAAATGCAAGATGGTTTATACTTTTGCTATGGGAAGTAATAAACTTTACGAATTTTTAGATGAGAATCCTGTTTGTGCTATATTCCCTGTAAATTATACTAATAATCCTTTTGTGATTGGACAAAATGATAAAGTAACTGCTATAAATAATGCTATTGAAGTTGATTTATATGGTCAGGCATGTTCTGAATCTTCTGGTGTCAGGCATATTTCAGGAACAGGCGGGCAACTTGATTTTATTTTTGGTTCGTATAAGTCCCAAGCTGGCAAAGGGTTAGTCTGTTTGAGTTCTACTACCACAGGGAAAAATGGTGAAACTATTTCTCGCATAAAGCCAACTCTAACTCCCGGCGGGATTGTTACTGATCCTAGGAGTATAAACTTTTATGTAATAACCGAATATGGCAAGGCAATGCTTAAAGGAAAATCAACCTGGCAGCGGGCTGAGGCATTAATAAATATTGCACATCCACAATTTCGAGATGAATTAATAAAGGAAGCTCAAAAAATGAAAATTTGGCGCAAGTCCAATAAATTAGTATAA